Proteins from a single region of Psychrobacter cryohalolentis K5:
- a CDS encoding DUF4442 domain-containing protein, whose amino-acid sequence MSGLLKKLPIKRTNKLPAKVSENTKPAVEKTNSTLKPISNQFTKLLSITKYLPAGARSSILSKAFGKVVPYVGTTGIYYETVEPNQVVVSLNNTKAVQNHIGSVHAVAITLLAETATGFILGLNLPADRVLLIKSYSVNFYRPIKKGQMAAIASLSDEQRLDILNTPKGEMIIPCVIHDRESDSDRDPIVVEMTWAWIPKSELEARRQGKANEKSAEADTESHTKVVEVETDAKVETK is encoded by the coding sequence ATGTCAGGATTATTAAAAAAACTCCCGATCAAACGGACCAATAAACTGCCAGCCAAAGTCTCTGAGAACACAAAACCTGCAGTCGAAAAAACCAATAGCACACTTAAACCAATCAGCAATCAATTTACCAAACTGTTATCTATCACCAAATATTTACCTGCTGGTGCACGTTCGAGCATTTTATCGAAAGCATTTGGTAAGGTAGTACCTTATGTGGGCACAACGGGTATCTACTATGAAACGGTCGAGCCAAACCAAGTGGTGGTCAGTTTAAATAATACCAAAGCGGTGCAAAACCATATCGGCTCCGTCCATGCAGTTGCCATTACTTTGCTTGCTGAAACGGCAACGGGATTCATTTTAGGCTTAAACTTACCTGCTGATCGTGTACTATTGATTAAGTCTTATTCAGTGAATTTCTATCGACCGATTAAAAAAGGACAAATGGCTGCCATCGCAAGCTTATCTGATGAGCAGCGTTTAGATATTTTAAATACTCCGAAAGGCGAAATGATTATTCCATGTGTCATTCATGACCGTGAGTCGGACAGTGATCGCGACCCAATCGTAGTCGAGATGACATGGGCTTGGATACCTAAGTCTGAGTTAGAAGCGCGTCGTCAAGGCAAAGCTAATGAAAAGTCGGCAGAGGCTGATACTGAGTCTCATACCAAAGTAGTAGAAGTAGAAACAGACGCAAAAGTAGAAACTAAGTAA
- a CDS encoding inositol monophosphatase family protein, with protein MEPMVVIAARAAEKVGKEILYAHQNRHKIELDIESKGLDGLVTRIDRFSEELTIETLKASYPNHSYLGEEFGMQEGRGEDADWCWIIDPLDGTKNFVHGVPQFCVSIAVQHKGVTQHGVIYDPVRDEMFSASRGKGARLNQRRISVSERKTIDGGLFTTGHPLERKRNGEVISYAKEHYESLQKITEAGGQIRRLGSAALDLCYVAAGRFDGYFEMSIKPWDIAAGELIVTEARGVVVDHTGAHNSMTSGSIFACNIKLLKPLMQVVVPAWGDAL; from the coding sequence ATGGAACCCATGGTCGTCATCGCAGCGCGTGCTGCTGAAAAAGTCGGTAAAGAAATTTTGTACGCGCATCAAAACCGTCACAAAATTGAGTTGGATATCGAGTCAAAAGGACTAGATGGTTTGGTTACTCGTATTGATCGCTTTAGTGAAGAGCTGACGATTGAGACGCTAAAAGCCAGCTATCCAAATCATTCGTATTTGGGTGAAGAGTTTGGTATGCAGGAAGGTCGCGGCGAAGATGCTGACTGGTGCTGGATTATCGATCCACTAGATGGCACTAAAAACTTCGTTCATGGCGTACCACAGTTCTGTGTGTCTATCGCCGTACAGCATAAAGGCGTGACTCAGCATGGTGTTATCTATGATCCCGTCCGTGATGAGATGTTCTCGGCTAGCCGTGGTAAAGGCGCGCGTTTAAACCAACGCCGTATCAGTGTCAGTGAGCGTAAAACGATCGATGGTGGTTTATTTACTACTGGGCATCCTCTTGAGCGTAAGCGCAATGGCGAAGTTATCTCATATGCCAAAGAGCACTACGAAAGCCTACAAAAAATCACTGAAGCGGGTGGTCAAATCCGTCGTTTAGGCTCAGCTGCTCTTGATTTATGTTATGTGGCTGCTGGTCGTTTTGATGGCTACTTTGAGATGTCAATCAAGCCTTGGGATATCGCAGCAGGCGAGCTTATTGTCACCGAAGCACGTGGCGTGGTCGTTGATCATACTGGCGCACACAATTCGATGACATCAGGCTCTATCTTTGCTTGTAATATAAAACTGTTAAAACCTTTGATGCAAGTGGTTGTGCCAGCATGGGGCGATGCGCTTTAA
- the gspE gene encoding type II secretion system ATPase GspE, giving the protein MQLPYSFAKRHQILVILAIDPELPPTLLLTKVTPLSAINEAVRFLQQQGIRGVPIYESVSSDDFEKRMNAAYAGNTGESQHIAAGLEDHPDLDSLADSVPETEDLMDQQDDAPIIRLINALLSEAIRLNASDIHIETFEKRLVVRFRVDGELKEIITPKRQLAPLLVSRIKVMAKLDIAEKRVPQDGRISLRLAGREVDVRVSTLPSSFGERVVMRLLDKQAGRLNMTYLGLSDNDYSELKRLIHRPHGIILVTGPTGSGKTTTLYSALTDLNDQTRNILTAEDPIEFQLDGIGQTQVNNKVDMTFAKSLRAMLRQDPDVVMVGEIRDLETAEIAVQASLTGHLVLSTLHTNTAIGAVTRLQDMGVEPFLLSSSLIGVVAQRLVRTLCTHCHDWQIADPEQAKLFTEIGIQSMSDNIAANNAADNLTDKAIKLPRAVGCDKCNQSGFKGRTAIYEVVPVDDALRRMIHSNTAEYELEEYARQKTPSIRADGLRKVIAGRTTLEEVLRVTKESALLEDALIV; this is encoded by the coding sequence ATGCAACTGCCGTACAGTTTTGCAAAACGCCATCAGATTTTGGTTATTCTAGCCATTGATCCTGAGCTGCCACCGACATTGCTATTGACCAAGGTGACGCCGCTTTCAGCAATCAATGAAGCGGTGCGATTTTTACAGCAGCAAGGCATACGCGGTGTGCCAATATATGAAAGTGTCAGCTCGGACGATTTTGAGAAACGCATGAATGCCGCTTATGCAGGTAATACTGGCGAGTCACAGCATATCGCCGCTGGCCTTGAAGACCATCCTGATCTTGATAGCTTGGCAGATAGCGTGCCTGAAACTGAAGACTTGATGGACCAACAAGACGATGCACCTATTATCCGTCTGATTAATGCATTATTGTCCGAGGCGATACGTCTAAACGCCTCAGATATCCATATTGAAACCTTTGAAAAACGCTTGGTCGTTCGATTCCGCGTCGATGGTGAGCTTAAAGAAATCATCACACCAAAACGTCAATTAGCGCCGTTATTAGTATCGCGTATTAAAGTGATGGCAAAACTGGATATCGCTGAAAAGCGCGTGCCGCAAGATGGGCGTATTAGCTTGCGCTTAGCGGGGCGCGAGGTTGATGTGCGGGTATCGACATTGCCGTCAAGTTTTGGTGAGCGTGTGGTCATGCGCTTACTAGATAAGCAAGCAGGTCGCCTGAATATGACCTATTTGGGTCTATCTGATAATGATTATAGTGAGCTTAAGCGCTTAATCCATCGCCCGCATGGCATTATTTTAGTGACAGGACCGACAGGCTCGGGTAAAACCACCACGCTATATTCCGCATTGACTGATTTAAATGATCAAACCCGTAATATCTTGACGGCTGAAGATCCAATTGAATTTCAGCTCGATGGTATTGGGCAAACGCAGGTCAATAATAAAGTCGATATGACCTTTGCTAAGAGCTTGCGTGCAATGTTGCGTCAAGACCCAGACGTGGTCATGGTGGGTGAAATTCGCGATTTAGAGACAGCAGAAATCGCTGTGCAAGCATCTTTAACAGGGCATTTGGTCTTATCAACCCTACATACCAACACCGCTATTGGAGCGGTTACGCGCTTGCAAGATATGGGTGTTGAGCCGTTTTTATTATCATCATCATTGATAGGCGTGGTCGCCCAGCGTTTGGTACGTACGTTATGTACACATTGTCATGATTGGCAAATAGCTGACCCTGAACAAGCCAAATTGTTTACTGAGATTGGTATTCAATCAATGTCTGACAATATTGCAGCTAACAATGCTGCTGATAATCTGACAGATAAAGCTATCAAGCTACCTAGAGCAGTCGGCTGCGATAAGTGTAACCAATCAGGCTTCAAAGGGCGAACAGCGATATATGAAGTGGTGCCCGTTGATGATGCGCTGCGACGCATGATTCATAGCAATACCGCCGAGTATGAGCTAGAAGAGTACGCCCGCCAAAAGACACCATCAATTCGTGCTGATGGTTTGCGTAAGGTAATCGCGGGACGTACGACATTAGAAGAAGTGCTACGCGTGACCAAAGAAAGCGCCCTACTTGAGGACGCTTTGATTGTTTAG
- a CDS encoding RidA family protein: protein MSKMISKAISKTALTNLSKAFLISICALGFTVSATAAPEKTSTHTHHGATITKSSPVFLGDGGNYPFSEAVRVGDTLYMSGQIGFKDGKLVKGGVKAEAKQTMDNINTTLLKYGYQKSDIVKCMVMLTDMDDFNDFNKIYKAELAKPYPVRSAFGVAELAAGASVEVECIAVK from the coding sequence ATGTCCAAAATGATTTCCAAAGCTATTTCTAAAACAGCGCTTACTAATTTATCCAAGGCTTTTCTTATCAGTATCTGTGCATTAGGATTTACCGTTAGTGCCACTGCTGCGCCCGAAAAAACTTCAACTCATACACATCATGGAGCAACTATCACTAAGTCTAGCCCTGTGTTTTTAGGTGACGGCGGCAATTATCCTTTCTCAGAAGCAGTCCGTGTCGGCGATACTTTGTATATGTCTGGTCAGATTGGCTTTAAAGATGGCAAGCTGGTCAAAGGCGGTGTTAAAGCCGAAGCCAAACAGACAATGGATAATATCAATACTACGTTATTGAAATATGGTTACCAAAAGTCAGATATCGTTAAGTGTATGGTGATGCTCACCGATATGGACGATTTTAATGACTTCAATAAAATCTATAAGGCTGAACTGGCAAAGCCTTATCCCGTCCGTTCAGCTTTTGGCGTAGCTGAATTGGCGGCAGGTGCCAGCGTTGAAGTTGAATGTATCGCTGTCAAATAA
- a CDS encoding WS/DGAT/MGAT family O-acyltransferase, with translation MRLLTAVDQLFLLLESRKQPMHVGGLFLFELPEDADISFVHQLVKQMQDSHVPPTFPFNQVLEHMVFWKKDKNFDVEHHLHHVALPKPARVRELLMYVSREHGRLLDRAMPLWECHVIEGIQPESEGSPERFALYFKIHHSLVDGIAAMRLVKKSLSQSPNEPVTLPIWSLMARHRNQIDAILPKERSALRILKEQVSTIKPVFTELLDNFKNYNDDSYVSTFDAPRSILNRRISASRRIAAQSYDIKRFNDIAERINISKNDVVLAVCAGAIRRYLISMDALPSKPLIAFVPMSLRTDDSVAGNQLSFVLANLGTHLDDPLSRIKLIHRSMNNGKRRFRRMNQAQVINYSVVSYAWEGINLATGLFPKKQAFNLIISNVPGSEKSLYWNGARLQSLYPASIVFNGQAMNITLASYLDKIEFGITACSKALPHVQDMLMLIEEELQLLEKVSKELEFNGITVEDKSGYKGNGKTKKLAP, from the coding sequence ATGCGACTTCTTACAGCAGTCGACCAGTTGTTTTTACTTCTTGAGTCGCGTAAACAACCCATGCATGTTGGAGGTCTATTTTTATTTGAATTACCAGAGGATGCCGATATCAGTTTTGTTCATCAGCTTGTAAAGCAGATGCAAGACTCTCATGTACCGCCAACGTTTCCGTTCAACCAAGTGCTTGAGCATATGGTATTTTGGAAAAAAGACAAAAATTTTGATGTCGAGCACCACTTGCATCATGTCGCCCTACCCAAGCCCGCCCGTGTGCGCGAACTTTTGATGTATGTTTCAAGAGAGCATGGTCGTCTATTAGACCGTGCTATGCCCCTGTGGGAATGCCATGTGATTGAAGGCATTCAGCCAGAGAGCGAAGGTAGCCCAGAGCGCTTTGCGCTGTATTTCAAAATCCATCACTCGCTGGTTGATGGCATCGCTGCCATGCGTTTGGTCAAAAAATCCTTGTCACAATCGCCCAATGAGCCAGTTACTTTGCCTATTTGGTCATTAATGGCACGCCATCGCAATCAGATCGATGCTATCTTGCCCAAAGAGCGCTCCGCTTTACGCATCCTGAAAGAGCAAGTATCTACCATTAAGCCTGTGTTCACAGAATTACTGGATAATTTTAAAAATTATAATGACGACAGCTATGTCAGTACCTTTGATGCCCCGAGAAGTATTCTAAACAGACGCATCTCAGCATCGAGGCGCATAGCGGCACAATCTTATGATATTAAGCGCTTCAACGATATTGCTGAGCGTATTAATATTAGCAAAAACGATGTAGTACTAGCCGTTTGTGCTGGTGCTATCCGGCGTTATTTGATTTCGATGGATGCACTACCTAGCAAGCCTCTGATTGCGTTCGTGCCCATGTCTTTACGAACTGACGATAGTGTCGCGGGCAATCAGCTGTCATTTGTCCTTGCCAATCTGGGTACTCATCTGGATGATCCATTGAGTAGAATCAAGCTAATTCATCGCAGTATGAACAATGGAAAACGCCGTTTTAGACGTATGAATCAAGCGCAAGTTATTAACTACAGTGTGGTGTCTTATGCATGGGAAGGGATTAATCTGGCGACTGGTTTGTTTCCTAAAAAACAAGCCTTCAACCTGATTATCTCAAATGTACCAGGCTCCGAAAAATCATTGTATTGGAATGGCGCGCGCCTACAATCTTTGTACCCTGCCTCGATTGTCTTCAACGGGCAAGCGATGAATATTACGCTGGCAAGTTATTTGGATAAGATTGAATTTGGTATTACTGCCTGTAGCAAGGCCTTACCTCATGTGCAAGATATGCTGATGCTGATAGAAGAAGAGTTGCAGCTGCTTGAAAAGGTTAGTAAAGAGCTTGAATTCAATGGTATTACAGTTGAAGATAAAAGTGGCTATAAAGGTAATGGTAAAACAAAAAAGCTAGCTCCGTAA
- a CDS encoding McrB family protein: MLALFHTFLLDNVMPDMCDDKPTNIIYTGVAGTGKTYRLLQISKEYTDYLPKSNNEDLLKQLLQELNWRDVVCLIFLDFQSQKQDLVKVPEIVNHEFFIAKALQNAREKNLSNTAWSVLQMHSPTSSQTVAYKNRASQAYFDKDPSGAWYLLPDSLMLLSELSEQLSEFQQAQRDNSASQTQRFSQQRFSMVSFHQAYGYEEFVEGIRPVMAASNQSNNSSSQMSYAITDGAFLKLCQRAANDPQQRYAMLIDEINRANVSRVFGELLSLIEPDKRAGTPNAMTVSLAYSGRAFSVPANVDIYATMNTQDHSLAPLDMALRRRFRFINCPPQPELLPIINLNKGLEIVDEAECINLAKVLTGLNHRISQTLGIEAQMGHAFLFSVHSLEQLQMALTEQIIPQLAQAAGGQVAVLQYIFRDEQQPISAQFIHDSQTSIHNGMSTQMASENGIASQNSMFAGQQSYFTQSINAGSYAINTDLIANTGKFTQLAVYQRLYP; this comes from the coding sequence ATGTTAGCGCTTTTTCATACTTTTTTGTTGGATAATGTTATGCCTGATATGTGTGATGATAAGCCGACCAATATTATTTATACGGGCGTCGCGGGTACTGGTAAAACCTACCGATTGCTCCAAATTTCTAAAGAATATACGGACTATCTGCCTAAATCCAATAATGAGGATTTACTCAAGCAGTTATTGCAAGAATTGAACTGGCGTGATGTGGTGTGTTTAATATTTTTAGATTTTCAGTCGCAAAAACAGGACTTAGTAAAAGTACCTGAAATCGTTAATCATGAGTTTTTTATCGCCAAAGCATTACAAAACGCACGTGAGAAAAATTTAAGTAATACAGCGTGGTCTGTACTGCAAATGCACAGTCCAACCAGCTCACAGACGGTTGCGTATAAAAATAGAGCCAGCCAAGCGTATTTTGATAAAGACCCTAGCGGTGCGTGGTATTTACTGCCTGACAGCCTGATGCTATTAAGCGAATTGTCAGAGCAATTGTCAGAATTTCAGCAGGCGCAACGTGATAATAGTGCCAGCCAAACTCAACGCTTTAGCCAACAGCGCTTTAGTATGGTCAGTTTCCATCAGGCATATGGCTATGAAGAGTTTGTCGAGGGCATTCGCCCGGTAATGGCAGCTTCTAATCAGTCGAATAACAGCTCATCTCAAATGAGCTATGCCATTACTGATGGCGCCTTTTTAAAGCTCTGTCAGCGCGCGGCAAATGATCCTCAGCAGCGTTATGCGATGCTGATTGACGAGATTAATCGTGCCAACGTCTCACGCGTTTTTGGTGAATTGCTCAGCCTTATTGAACCTGATAAACGAGCAGGTACGCCCAATGCGATGACAGTAAGTTTGGCATACTCTGGGCGAGCGTTTAGCGTGCCTGCCAATGTTGATATCTATGCGACCATGAATACCCAAGATCATTCGTTAGCGCCACTAGATATGGCACTGCGTCGTCGTTTTCGCTTTATTAACTGTCCGCCGCAGCCTGAGCTATTACCGATTATCAACCTCAATAAAGGATTAGAAATAGTCGACGAAGCGGAGTGCATCAATTTAGCCAAAGTATTAACGGGTTTAAATCATCGTATTAGCCAAACGTTAGGGATTGAGGCGCAAATGGGTCATGCGTTTTTATTCTCCGTGCATAGTCTTGAGCAGTTACAAATGGCACTTACTGAGCAAATTATTCCACAATTAGCCCAAGCAGCTGGCGGGCAAGTGGCTGTCTTGCAGTATATTTTTAGAGATGAACAGCAGCCAATATCGGCACAATTTATTCATGATAGTCAAACGTCAATACATAACGGTATGTCCACTCAAATGGCTAGCGAGAATGGTATAGCTTCTCAGAACTCCATGTTTGCAGGACAGCAATCCTATTTTACTCAATCTATAAATGCCGGCAGTTATGCAATTAATACTGACCTTATTGCCAATACTGGCAAGTTCACCCAGCTTGCCGTCTATCAGCGCTTATATCCATGA
- a CDS encoding thiazole synthase → MSDNTSTATQSTPLLQDTFTVGSRTFSSRLLVGTGKYKDMTETGAAIGASAAEIVTVAIRRTNIGQNSNEPNLLDVISPDKYTILPNTAGCFDAETAIRTCKLARELLGGHNLVKLEVLGDEKTLYPNVMETLKAAKVLIDDGFEVMVYTSDDPIVAQELESMGCVAIMPLGSLIGSGLGLLNRHTLSLIIENAKVPVLVDAGVGTASDAAIAMELGCDGVLMNSAIANAQNPVMMAQAMKHAVWAGRQAFLAGRMPMRKMATASSPQTGYFFQ, encoded by the coding sequence ATGTCAGATAACACTAGCACTGCCACTCAATCGACACCCCTTTTGCAAGATACTTTTACGGTAGGCAGTCGTACTTTTTCTTCTCGATTATTGGTCGGTACGGGTAAGTATAAAGATATGACTGAAACGGGTGCCGCCATCGGCGCGTCAGCAGCAGAGATAGTGACGGTCGCTATTCGTCGTACCAATATCGGTCAAAATAGCAATGAGCCCAATTTGCTTGATGTCATTTCACCAGATAAATACACTATTTTGCCAAATACAGCGGGTTGTTTTGATGCAGAAACGGCGATTCGTACTTGTAAGCTTGCTCGCGAGCTATTAGGCGGGCATAATCTGGTTAAGCTTGAAGTATTAGGGGACGAAAAAACCTTATACCCTAATGTGATGGAAACACTCAAAGCTGCCAAAGTGTTGATTGATGACGGTTTTGAGGTCATGGTATATACGTCAGACGACCCTATCGTTGCTCAAGAATTAGAGAGTATGGGCTGCGTGGCAATTATGCCACTTGGTAGTCTGATTGGCTCTGGTCTTGGTTTGCTCAATCGCCATACATTAAGCTTGATTATTGAAAATGCGAAAGTACCCGTATTGGTTGATGCTGGTGTCGGTACAGCTTCTGATGCCGCGATTGCCATGGAACTTGGCTGTGATGGCGTACTGATGAATTCAGCCATTGCTAATGCGCAAAATCCTGTGATGATGGCTCAAGCAATGAAACATGCGGTATGGGCAGGTCGTCAGGCTTTCTTGGCGGGTCGTATGCCGATGCGCAAAATGGCAACTGCCAGCTCACCACAGACGGGATACTTTTTTCAGTAG
- the dxs gene encoding 1-deoxy-D-xylulose-5-phosphate synthase gives MQQSPHSPQSQSLSASAVDSAVPLSKLQQTYAVIPRERPQTPLLDSVDSPADLKTFSSAELITLADELRLFVLYSAGQSGGHFGANLGVIELTIALHYLLDTPQDQIVWDVGHQAYAHKVLTGRRDQLGTIRSKTGLTAFPERAESVYDTFGVGHSSTSISAGLGMSLALRYQGRAQTVACIIGDGAMTGGMAFEAMNDAVQQDADLMVILNDNDMSISCSIGGFSRHLAMLWESGYQVDISDAGEPILCQRPDMQAFDRRKRHKEQRDVPQLEDNLFKAIGFTYFGPFDGHNIPELLRVLSLAKQVKGPVLVHIYTTKGKGFAPAELDPVGYHAISSLPAEDNAPKTEKAAIKPSLKYSQVFGQFLCDKAAQDKKLLAITPAMEEGSGMIEFARQFPERFFDVAIAEQHAVTLAGGMATQGVKPIVAIYSTFLQRGYDQLIHDVALQNLDVMFAIDRAGLVGEDGATHAGVFDFAFLRCVPNMLIAAPKDENECYHLLNTCYEYQGCTAVRYPRGVGTGATIIQPAQIYNIGEAVIESVLGTDDAPKKLALLAFGTMVETAQKAAEMIAKSPLLASSCQLHVVNMRWVKPLDTNLLETLVEQGVTHIATLEEHMIMGGAGSAVNEYLLNESAAFKIHRPTICNIGIPDRFVAHGSQAEQLADCGLDVEGVFNQLQNLLS, from the coding sequence ATGCAGCAGTCACCTCATTCCCCACAGTCTCAGTCATTATCTGCGTCAGCTGTTGATTCTGCTGTACCGCTATCAAAACTGCAACAAACGTATGCAGTGATTCCACGTGAGCGTCCGCAGACGCCATTGCTCGACAGTGTGGATAGTCCTGCTGATCTCAAGACTTTTAGCAGTGCTGAGCTGATTACTTTAGCCGATGAGCTAAGGCTGTTTGTATTGTATTCAGCGGGTCAAAGCGGTGGTCATTTCGGTGCCAATTTAGGCGTGATTGAATTGACTATTGCGCTACATTATTTGCTAGACACCCCACAAGATCAGATCGTTTGGGATGTGGGTCACCAAGCGTATGCGCACAAAGTACTGACAGGTCGCCGTGATCAGTTAGGTACTATCCGCTCTAAAACTGGCTTAACGGCTTTTCCCGAACGTGCCGAATCTGTCTATGATACCTTTGGGGTTGGGCATTCATCAACGTCCATCTCAGCCGGTTTAGGCATGAGCTTAGCGCTACGCTATCAAGGGCGCGCGCAGACGGTTGCCTGTATTATCGGCGATGGGGCGATGACAGGTGGCATGGCGTTTGAAGCGATGAATGACGCGGTGCAACAAGACGCTGATTTGATGGTGATTTTGAATGACAATGACATGTCTATATCCTGCTCGATCGGTGGCTTTTCACGGCATTTAGCAATGCTTTGGGAGTCAGGGTATCAAGTTGATATCTCTGATGCAGGCGAGCCAATATTATGTCAACGCCCTGATATGCAAGCCTTTGACCGACGTAAGCGTCATAAAGAGCAGCGCGATGTACCGCAACTAGAAGACAATCTATTTAAGGCGATAGGCTTTACCTATTTTGGTCCTTTTGATGGTCATAATATTCCTGAGCTGCTACGTGTATTGTCGCTTGCCAAGCAAGTCAAAGGTCCAGTTCTGGTCCATATTTATACTACCAAAGGTAAAGGCTTTGCGCCTGCTGAATTAGACCCAGTCGGCTATCATGCTATTAGTAGCTTACCTGCTGAAGATAACGCACCAAAAACTGAAAAAGCAGCGATTAAACCTTCCTTAAAGTACTCGCAAGTATTTGGACAGTTTTTATGTGACAAAGCGGCACAAGATAAGAAGCTGCTCGCCATTACCCCAGCGATGGAAGAAGGCTCAGGGATGATTGAGTTTGCTCGTCAATTTCCAGAGCGTTTCTTTGATGTAGCGATTGCTGAGCAACACGCTGTGACGTTGGCGGGTGGCATGGCAACACAAGGTGTAAAGCCGATTGTGGCGATTTATTCGACGTTTTTACAGCGTGGGTACGATCAGCTGATACATGATGTTGCTTTGCAAAATCTTGATGTGATGTTCGCCATTGATCGCGCCGGCCTAGTTGGTGAAGATGGCGCTACGCATGCAGGGGTGTTTGATTTTGCCTTTTTACGCTGCGTGCCCAATATGCTGATTGCAGCGCCAAAAGATGAAAACGAATGCTATCATTTGCTCAATACTTGTTATGAATACCAAGGTTGTACCGCAGTGCGCTATCCGCGCGGTGTTGGCACTGGTGCAACTATTATACAACCAGCGCAAATTTACAACATTGGTGAGGCGGTTATAGAGTCGGTACTTGGTACAGACGATGCACCCAAGAAACTGGCATTATTGGCATTTGGTACGATGGTCGAAACGGCTCAGAAAGCCGCAGAAATGATTGCGAAATCCCCTTTATTAGCATCAAGCTGTCAGCTGCATGTGGTCAATATGCGTTGGGTGAAGCCTTTAGATACTAACTTGCTTGAAACCCTAGTCGAGCAAGGTGTTACTCATATAGCGACTTTAGAAGAGCATATGATCATGGGCGGCGCGGGTAGTGCGGTCAATGAATACCTATTAAATGAATCGGCTGCTTTTAAAATCCATCGTCCAACTATCTGCAATATAGGTATCCCTGATCGGTTTGTTGCGCATGGCTCTCAAGCAGAACAGCTAGCAGATTGTGGTCTAGATGTGGAAGGTGTGTTCAATCAGCTCCAAAACTTATTATCTTAA